A single region of the Bacteroides luhongzhouii genome encodes:
- a CDS encoding endonuclease/exonuclease/phosphatase family protein, producing MYSMKKYLLLFLCLTLGVVYAQDTLRVRVMTYNLRFGELASLEELAHHIKSFKPDFVALQEVDSKTDRKRAPHQKGKDFISELAYHTGMFGLYGKTIDYSTGYYGIGMLSKYPYISVQKIMLPHPVKEHERRAMLEGLFEMGNDTIVFTSTHLDVNSKETRAEQIKFITDHFKNYKYPVILGGDFNARHYSEAIRGMDSWFAASNDDFGMPAWKPVIKIDYLFAYPQKGWRVISTQTVQSLLSDHLPIITELEYVKEASKKKY from the coding sequence ATGTATTCAATGAAGAAATATTTATTATTGTTTTTATGCCTGACTTTGGGCGTTGTCTATGCGCAAGATACTCTACGGGTGCGGGTAATGACCTATAATTTGAGATTTGGCGAACTGGCATCTTTAGAAGAACTTGCTCATCACATCAAATCCTTCAAACCTGATTTTGTGGCGCTTCAAGAAGTGGATAGCAAAACAGACCGTAAGCGTGCCCCGCATCAGAAAGGGAAGGATTTTATATCCGAACTTGCCTATCATACAGGGATGTTTGGGCTTTACGGAAAAACGATTGACTATTCTACCGGTTATTACGGTATTGGGATGTTAAGTAAATATCCATATATTTCTGTCCAAAAGATAATGCTGCCCCATCCGGTCAAAGAGCATGAGAGACGGGCCATGCTGGAGGGATTATTCGAAATGGGTAATGATACCATTGTTTTTACCTCTACGCATCTGGACGTCAACTCTAAAGAAACACGGGCGGAGCAAATAAAATTTATTACCGATCATTTCAAGAATTATAAATATCCTGTAATTTTGGGAGGCGATTTCAATGCGCGTCATTACTCGGAGGCAATACGTGGTATGGATAGTTGGTTTGCTGCGAGTAACGATGATTTTGGAATGCCGGCATGGAAACCTGTGATTAAGATAGATTACTTGTTTGCTTACCCGCAAAAAGGATGGCGTGTGATTAGTACGCAAACTGTTCAGTCGCTTTTGTCAGACCATTTACCGATTATTACGGAACTGGAATATGTGAAAGAAGCATCAAAGAAAAAATATTGA
- a CDS encoding RagB/SusD family nutrient uptake outer membrane protein, which yields MKYSKYFLIIALFGIITSCSDFLDRTNPNEPDNVTFWVNEDQLKNALPPCYEALQKDYLVNWSESTAETVMWGNITSGLSKVSGGKHSYTDGFPFTTYWTGAYSYIYRCNNFLDNYNKAQVAQNKKDVYAAEVKTIRALMYFYLTTFWGDVPWVGEVIQPEDAYIERTPREKVIDQLVEDLKWAAERMPEERYTGDKLGRLDRWGALAILARIALQNERWELAAKTSEYIIENSPYGLYEYEKLFHHEGDVENDPKNIEAIVYSLFVPEIRTQSLPNETCSPTDYIRLNPTKSLVDAYLCTDGKPAKTGLEYYKKTGVQTSSLYKSPEEHYVDYFQNRDPRMKMTLYAPGDKWPGGDDGDPDTDKANEIFNLPRFASLQDNNRVGANSRTGFYLKKYNDIDLAGSSVGGHGNLNVIRFAEILLIYAEATFELQGKKLTQTQIDYSINRLRDRVNMHRMNLDELSAWGMDLETELRRERRIELAGEGTRYADVMRWREGELRFGRAITGPSLKVCMNDLGANPYPDTGVDEFGDVIYEKSTAEGGARYFDATKHYLWPVPNPERQKNPLLGQNPGWEK from the coding sequence ATGAAATACTCAAAATACTTTTTAATCATTGCTTTATTTGGTATAATTACCTCATGTAGCGATTTTCTGGATAGAACGAACCCTAACGAGCCGGACAATGTAACATTCTGGGTGAATGAAGATCAGCTTAAAAATGCCTTGCCTCCCTGTTACGAAGCTTTACAAAAAGACTATCTTGTGAATTGGAGTGAATCGACGGCCGAAACTGTTATGTGGGGGAATATTACTAGTGGACTAAGTAAGGTTTCGGGAGGCAAACACTCTTATACTGACGGCTTCCCCTTCACTACCTATTGGACAGGAGCGTATAGTTATATTTATCGCTGCAATAATTTTTTAGACAACTATAATAAAGCGCAGGTAGCTCAAAATAAGAAGGACGTTTATGCCGCAGAAGTAAAAACCATCCGGGCGCTTATGTACTTTTACCTCACGACATTTTGGGGTGATGTACCTTGGGTAGGAGAAGTCATCCAGCCCGAAGATGCATATATCGAACGTACTCCCAGAGAGAAAGTCATTGACCAGCTCGTCGAGGATTTGAAATGGGCGGCAGAGCGCATGCCTGAAGAAAGGTATACGGGCGATAAACTGGGAAGACTCGACCGCTGGGGCGCTTTAGCCATATTGGCACGTATCGCCTTGCAAAACGAAAGATGGGAACTGGCTGCAAAAACGAGTGAATATATTATCGAAAACAGTCCCTATGGTCTGTATGAATACGAAAAACTATTTCATCACGAAGGGGATGTCGAGAATGATCCGAAAAATATCGAAGCCATCGTGTATAGTCTTTTTGTACCCGAAATCCGTACACAAAGTCTGCCCAATGAAACTTGCAGTCCGACAGACTATATACGTCTCAATCCAACGAAGTCATTAGTGGATGCCTATCTGTGTACAGACGGTAAACCGGCAAAAACCGGATTGGAATATTATAAAAAGACCGGTGTGCAGACCTCATCGTTATACAAGTCGCCTGAAGAGCATTATGTGGATTATTTCCAGAACAGAGATCCTAGAATGAAGATGACTTTATATGCTCCGGGTGACAAATGGCCGGGAGGAGATGACGGTGACCCTGATACGGATAAGGCCAACGAGATATTTAATCTGCCTCGTTTTGCTTCATTGCAAGATAATAACCGTGTGGGGGCAAATAGCCGTACAGGTTTTTATCTGAAAAAGTATAACGATATTGATTTGGCCGGCTCAAGTGTAGGCGGACATGGAAATCTCAATGTTATCCGCTTTGCCGAAATCTTGCTGATTTATGCCGAAGCCACTTTCGAACTACAAGGCAAGAAACTGACACAAACACAGATTGATTACTCCATCAACAGGCTTAGAGATCGTGTGAATATGCATCGTATGAACCTTGACGAACTTAGCGCATGGGGGATGGATCTCGAAACCGAATTGAGAAGAGAACGTCGCATTGAGTTGGCAGGTGAAGGAACAAGATACGCCGATGTGATGCGCTGGCGTGAAGGCGAACTTCGTTTTGGACGTGCCATCACCGGTCCCAGTCTGAAAGTTTGTATGAACGATTTGGGCGCCAACCCGTATCCTGATACCGGAGTAGATGAGTTTGGTGATGTTATCTACGAAAAGTCTACCGCGGAAGGCGGAGCACGCTACTTCGACGCAACGAAACATTATTTGTGGCCCGTGCCTAATCCCGAGCGTCAGAAGAATCCTCTGTTAGGACAAAATCCAGGTTGGGAAAAGTAA
- a CDS encoding acyltransferase family protein produces MNPNKRLLSLDVLRGITVAGMILVNNTGKCGYNFAVFAHAKWDGFSPADLVFPMFMFLMGISTYISLCKYNFQCRPAIAKIIKRSLLLIFIGLVMEWFITAIDSGNYFDLSQLRLMGVMQRLGICYGITALLAVTIPHKRFMPLAVILLAVYFILQLFGNGFEKSADNIVGMIDSAILGSNHMYLQGRQFVDPEGILSTIPAVSQVMIGFVCGKIIIDIKDNDRRMLNLFLIGTTLLFAGYLLSYACPLNKRLWSPSFVLLTCGIASLSLALLLYIIDVKQNKKWFSFFEAFGANPLVIYVFSCIAGGLLVHWHIHTAVFSNLLNPLFGNYFGSFMYGVFFLLFNGLLGYVLLKRKIYIKL; encoded by the coding sequence ATGAATCCGAACAAACGGTTGCTTTCGCTTGATGTACTTCGGGGTATTACTGTTGCCGGGATGATCTTGGTCAACAACACAGGAAAGTGTGGGTATAACTTTGCTGTTTTTGCACATGCCAAGTGGGATGGCTTTTCGCCGGCCGATCTGGTATTCCCGATGTTTATGTTCCTGATGGGTATTTCGACCTACATCTCCTTGTGTAAGTATAACTTCCAGTGTCGACCGGCCATTGCGAAAATCATAAAAAGAAGTCTCTTATTAATATTTATAGGTCTGGTTATGGAGTGGTTCATTACAGCAATCGATAGTGGTAACTATTTTGATCTGAGTCAGCTCCGGTTGATGGGAGTTATGCAACGGCTTGGGATTTGTTATGGCATTACAGCCTTATTGGCTGTAACAATACCACATAAGCGGTTTATGCCATTAGCCGTCATTTTGCTGGCTGTCTACTTTATTCTTCAGTTATTTGGAAACGGATTTGAGAAGAGTGCGGATAATATCGTCGGCATGATTGATTCGGCTATTTTAGGATCTAACCACATGTATCTTCAGGGCCGCCAGTTTGTCGATCCCGAGGGGATACTTAGTACGATTCCCGCTGTATCTCAAGTAATGATAGGTTTTGTTTGCGGAAAGATAATCATCGACATTAAAGACAATGACCGCCGGATGCTGAATCTATTTCTTATAGGTACCACTCTGTTGTTTGCCGGCTATTTGTTAAGTTATGCCTGTCCTTTGAATAAACGTTTGTGGTCTCCTTCGTTCGTTTTGCTTACTTGTGGGATTGCGTCATTGTCATTGGCATTGCTGCTCTATATCATTGATGTGAAGCAGAATAAAAAGTGGTTTTCGTTTTTCGAAGCATTTGGAGCGAATCCGCTTGTAATTTATGTGTTTAGTTGCATAGCCGGCGGATTGCTTGTTCATTGGCATATTCATACGGCTGTATTCAGTAATTTGCTTAACCCGTTATTCGGAAATTACTTCGGTTCATTTATGTACGGTGTATTTTTCCTGTTGTTCAATGGGCTGTTGGGGTATGTTTTGTTAAAAAGAAAAATCTATATAAAATTATAA
- a CDS encoding GntP family permease, producing the protein MTAIGALIGLSLSILLIIRKLSPTYSLIIGAIVGGLLGGLSLNETVTVMTEGVKEVTPAILRILTAGVLSGILIQTGATTVISNAIINKMGEKRVFMALALATMLLCTVGVFIDVAVITVAPVALSIGKRLNLSPSVLLIAMIGGGKCGNIISPNPNTIIAAGNFNADLSAVMFANILPAVIGLFFTVFVIVRLMPQTVKNKKTVMQTENKEEEGNLPSLRTSLIAPVVTIVLLALRPAAGINIDPLIALPVGGLCGAVCMKQWKNILPGIEYGLQKMSVVAILLIGTGTIAGIIKNSSLKDWILTGLEHAHMSDVLIAPISGALMSAATASTTAGATLASSSFAETILAIGISAVWGAAMINSGATVLDHLPHGSFFHATGGVCELNFKERLKLIPYESLIGIVLAAGTTILYIISN; encoded by the coding sequence ATGACAGCGATAGGCGCATTAATCGGGCTTTCATTATCCATACTGTTAATCATAAGAAAGCTTTCTCCGACATACAGTCTGATTATCGGAGCGATAGTTGGAGGGCTGTTGGGAGGACTATCTTTAAATGAGACCGTAACGGTGATGACCGAAGGGGTGAAAGAGGTCACCCCGGCGATATTGCGGATTCTGACAGCCGGAGTCTTATCAGGTATATTAATACAAACCGGGGCTACCACGGTCATCTCCAATGCGATTATAAACAAAATGGGTGAAAAACGGGTATTTATGGCATTGGCACTCGCAACGATGTTGCTTTGTACTGTAGGCGTATTTATAGATGTGGCTGTGATAACCGTTGCACCGGTGGCTCTTTCGATAGGCAAGCGTCTAAACCTGTCTCCATCCGTGTTACTTATTGCTATGATCGGGGGAGGCAAGTGTGGAAATATCATATCACCTAACCCGAACACCATTATAGCGGCCGGAAATTTTAATGCAGATCTATCGGCTGTAATGTTTGCCAATATTTTACCGGCAGTGATCGGTTTGTTTTTCACTGTTTTCGTTATTGTCCGTCTGATGCCTCAAACAGTAAAAAACAAAAAAACGGTGATGCAAACAGAGAATAAAGAGGAAGAGGGAAATCTGCCGTCGTTAAGAACCAGTCTGATTGCTCCTGTTGTTACGATTGTTTTATTGGCATTACGTCCTGCGGCAGGAATTAATATTGATCCTTTGATAGCTTTGCCGGTAGGTGGCTTATGTGGTGCTGTCTGTATGAAACAATGGAAAAATATTCTTCCGGGTATAGAGTATGGACTGCAAAAGATGTCTGTGGTAGCTATTCTGTTGATCGGAACCGGAACTATTGCCGGCATCATAAAGAACTCTTCTTTGAAAGACTGGATTCTTACAGGACTGGAGCATGCTCATATGAGTGATGTCTTGATTGCTCCTATATCAGGCGCATTGATGTCAGCGGCTACCGCATCGACAACAGCCGGAGCGACACTGGCTTCTTCTTCATTTGCTGAAACGATATTGGCTATAGGCATTTCTGCGGTTTGGGGGGCAGCTATGATTAATTCCGGAGCTACAGTTCTTGACCATTTGCCACATGGCTCGTTCTTTCATGCGACAGGAGGCGTATGCGAACTCAACTTTAAAGAACGTCTGAAGCTGATACCTTATGAATCGCTTATAGGGATAGTGTTAGCTGCCGGAACGACTATATTATATATAATAAGTAATTAA
- a CDS encoding alpha-N-acetylglucosaminidase, producing MKRKSVYTCLVMLFMSLALQAKDKDVAVAEALLKRLLPSYIESFQFQKLKGEKDCFTIESVKDKIVIGGNNANSMAMGLNHYLKYYCLTTVSWYADIAVEIPEELPMVGEKVVSEARVDTRFFLNYCTYGYTMPWWQWREWERFIDWMALNGINMPLAITGQEAVWYKVWSKMGMSDIEIRSYFTGPPYLPWHRMANIDRWNGPLPMEWLEHQVSLQKRILARERELNMKPVLPAFAGHVPADLKRLYPEADIQHLGKWAGFADAYRCNFLNPDDALFAKIQKLFLDEQKKLFGTDHIYGLDPFNEVDPPSFEPEYLRKIASDMYATLTAADPKAQWMQMTWMFYFDKDKWTSGRMKALLTGVPQNKMILLDYHCENVELWKRTEHFHDQPYIWCYLGNFGGNTTLTGNVKESGARLENALINGGGNLKGIGSTLEGLDVMQFPYEYILEKAWNLNVDDDKWIECLADRHVGCVSQPVRDAWKILFNDIYVQVPRTLGTLPGYRPALNKNSEKRTSNVYSNVELLEVWRKLNEAPSDRRDAFRLDLITVGRQVLGNYFLDVKMEFDRMVEAKDYQALKACGEKMKEILNDLDKLNAFHPYCSLDKWIDDARKMGDSPQLKDYYEKNARNLITTWGGSLNDYASRSWAGLISDYYAKRWEVYINTFTKAVGKGVEVDQKQLEDELKEIEEGWVNATDRKDTRKDVHSTTDGLLSFSTFLFSKYQRLVK from the coding sequence ATGAAAAGAAAAAGTGTATACACGTGTCTGGTTATGCTGTTTATGTCGTTGGCTCTTCAGGCTAAAGACAAAGACGTAGCTGTTGCGGAAGCATTATTGAAACGTTTGCTGCCGTCATACATCGAGAGTTTTCAATTTCAAAAGTTGAAAGGAGAGAAAGACTGTTTTACGATAGAGTCTGTAAAAGATAAAATTGTAATCGGTGGAAACAACGCCAATTCAATGGCGATGGGACTGAACCATTATTTAAAATATTACTGTCTCACTACCGTGTCATGGTATGCGGATATAGCCGTTGAAATTCCTGAAGAATTGCCAATGGTTGGTGAGAAGGTCGTTTCGGAAGCGCGAGTGGATACTCGCTTTTTCCTGAATTACTGCACGTATGGTTACACGATGCCTTGGTGGCAATGGAGAGAATGGGAGCGCTTTATTGACTGGATGGCCCTTAATGGTATAAATATGCCTTTGGCAATTACCGGACAGGAAGCCGTGTGGTATAAAGTCTGGTCGAAAATGGGAATGTCGGACATCGAAATACGCTCTTACTTCACGGGACCGCCGTATCTGCCCTGGCATCGGATGGCTAACATAGATCGCTGGAACGGTCCGTTGCCGATGGAATGGCTGGAACATCAGGTAAGCTTGCAGAAAAGAATACTCGCACGTGAGCGTGAATTGAATATGAAGCCTGTATTGCCAGCCTTTGCCGGACATGTACCTGCCGATTTAAAACGGCTCTATCCTGAGGCCGATATTCAACATTTGGGCAAATGGGCCGGCTTTGCTGATGCATACCGTTGTAATTTTCTGAACCCTGACGATGCTTTGTTTGCGAAAATTCAGAAGCTATTTCTTGATGAACAAAAAAAACTTTTCGGAACCGATCATATTTATGGTTTAGATCCTTTCAATGAGGTTGATCCGCCCAGTTTCGAACCCGAATATTTGCGTAAGATAGCATCGGATATGTACGCCACATTGACGGCTGCCGATCCCAAAGCCCAATGGATGCAAATGACGTGGATGTTTTATTTTGATAAAGATAAATGGACTTCCGGGCGGATGAAGGCTTTGTTGACGGGAGTGCCACAGAATAAAATGATATTACTTGACTATCATTGTGAAAATGTTGAATTATGGAAAAGAACAGAGCATTTTCATGATCAGCCCTATATTTGGTGTTATCTGGGCAATTTCGGGGGAAACACAACTTTGACAGGTAACGTCAAAGAGAGTGGCGCACGGCTTGAGAATGCTCTCATTAACGGTGGAGGCAACCTTAAAGGAATCGGCTCTACGCTGGAAGGATTGGATGTGATGCAGTTTCCCTACGAATACATTCTTGAGAAAGCATGGAACCTGAATGTAGATGATGATAAATGGATTGAATGTCTGGCTGACAGACATGTGGGATGCGTGTCGCAGCCTGTGCGCGATGCTTGGAAAATATTATTCAATGACATTTATGTACAGGTACCGCGCACATTGGGCACTTTACCCGGATATCGCCCTGCATTGAATAAGAATAGTGAAAAACGGACAAGTAATGTATATAGTAATGTTGAGCTATTAGAGGTTTGGAGAAAACTGAACGAAGCGCCTTCTGACCGGAGGGATGCTTTTCGCCTGGATTTGATTACTGTAGGCAGACAGGTGCTTGGAAACTACTTTCTTGACGTGAAAATGGAGTTTGACAGGATGGTTGAAGCTAAAGACTATCAGGCTTTGAAAGCTTGCGGCGAGAAAATGAAGGAGATATTGAATGATTTGGATAAACTGAATGCCTTTCATCCTTACTGTTCGTTGGATAAATGGATTGATGATGCGCGGAAGATGGGAGATTCTCCCCAATTGAAAGACTATTATGAAAAGAACGCTCGCAACTTGATTACTACTTGGGGGGGAAGCCTGAACGATTATGCCAGTCGTTCGTGGGCAGGATTGATAAGTGATTATTATGCAAAGCGCTGGGAGGTGTATATCAATACATTCACCAAAGCGGTCGGGAAAGGTGTAGAGGTGGATCAGAAGCAACTTGAAGATGAATTAAAAGAAATAGAAGAAGGTTGGGTAAATGCAACTGATCGGAAAGATACTCGAAAAGATGTTCATTCAACAACTGACGGATTATTATCATTCTCCACCTTTTTATTCAGCAAATATCAAAGACTGGTGAAATAA
- a CDS encoding glycerate kinase, translating to MKKIVLAFDSFKGSVGSFEIAKAAEKAIQEELPDCQIIRFPIADGGEGTTEALCSALHAQTVSCRVHDPFMKPIEVSYGIVSKGAMAIIEMASACGLPLIDSNRRNPMKTTTYGVGEMVADALKRGCREFIIGIGGSATNDAGIGMLKALGARFLDSGNGELEPVGESLIKVHQIDISQLNPALKESHFTIACDVSNPFFGKEGAAYVYAPQKGATMLQVIELDNGLRHYAQLIKEYTNMDISQFPGAGAAGGMGGGLLPFLNTKLRSGIEVILKTLRFEEVVRQADLILTGEGKLDRQTGMGKALDGILRVGEKCQVPVIALGGAVEATEALNRMGFTAVLPIQPFPVTLEEAMQPEFTKENIERTVRQVVRIIKQFTK from the coding sequence ATGAAAAAGATTGTATTGGCATTCGACTCGTTTAAAGGTTCGGTCGGTTCTTTCGAGATAGCGAAAGCTGCCGAAAAAGCGATTCAGGAGGAATTACCCGACTGTCAGATTATACGTTTCCCCATAGCCGATGGCGGCGAAGGGACTACAGAAGCTTTATGCTCTGCCCTTCATGCCCAAACGGTGTCATGTCGGGTGCATGATCCATTCATGAAGCCAATTGAAGTATCGTATGGTATCGTAAGCAAAGGTGCGATGGCTATTATCGAAATGGCTTCAGCCTGCGGTTTGCCATTGATTGACTCAAATCGAAGAAACCCCATGAAGACTACGACTTATGGAGTTGGAGAGATGGTTGCTGACGCATTAAAACGCGGGTGCCGGGAATTCATTATCGGGATCGGCGGAAGTGCTACGAATGATGCGGGAATTGGTATGCTGAAGGCTTTAGGTGCACGTTTTTTAGATAGTGGAAACGGTGAGTTGGAGCCTGTCGGTGAAAGCCTGATAAAAGTCCATCAAATAGATATTTCCCAATTAAATCCGGCATTGAAGGAGAGTCACTTTACGATCGCCTGTGATGTTAGCAATCCATTTTTTGGAAAAGAGGGTGCGGCCTATGTATATGCTCCTCAAAAAGGGGCAACTATGTTGCAAGTGATAGAGTTGGACAATGGGTTGCGGCATTATGCACAGCTGATAAAGGAATATACAAATATGGATATATCACAGTTTCCCGGTGCTGGAGCGGCCGGAGGAATGGGAGGCGGCCTGCTTCCGTTTCTGAATACAAAATTGCGCTCCGGAATAGAAGTTATATTGAAAACGCTTCGTTTCGAAGAGGTCGTCCGACAGGCAGACCTGATACTGACCGGAGAGGGGAAACTGGATCGCCAGACTGGTATGGGAAAGGCGCTGGACGGAATTTTACGTGTCGGTGAGAAATGTCAGGTTCCGGTGATAGCGTTGGGGGGAGCGGTCGAAGCCACCGAAGCGCTTAATAGGATGGGGTTTACTGCCGTACTGCCTATTCAACCTTTCCCGGTAACACTTGAAGAAGCGATGCAACCGGAGTTTACGAAAGAAAACATAGAGAGAACGGTGCGACAGGTGGTGAGAATCATAAAACAATTTACTAAATAA
- a CDS encoding alpha-N-acetylglucosaminidase has protein sequence MIHTIIKYLLISTTLFFCSCHKPKTDIITPAKQVIERQIGERAQSIHFEYIEPSDGKDIFEVIASDGRLTLRGSSSVAICYAFHTYMKEACKSMKTWSGEHITSVMPWPDYELYEQVSPYELRYFLNVCTFGYTTPYWDWERWEKEIDRMALYGVNMPLATVASEAIAERVWLRMGLTKEEIREFFTAPAHLPWHRMGNLNKWDGPLSDAWQHNQIALQHQILTRMRELGMQPIAPAFAGFVPEGFVQKHPDTQFRHMRWGGFDEEYNAYVLPPDSPFFEEIGKLFVEEWEKEFGENTYYLSDSFNEMELPIDKEDKEAKYKLLAEYGETIYKSITAGNPDAVWVTQGWTFGYQHSFWDKESLKALLSNVPDDKMIIIDLGNDYPKWVWNTEQTWKVHDGFYGKKWIFSYVPNFGGKNTMTGDLDMYASSSVKALRAANKGNLIGFGSAPEGLENNEVVYELLADMGWSSDSIDLDDWMRIYCEARYGGYPDAMEEAWRLFRKTAYSSLYSYPRFTWQTVIPDQRRISKIDLSDDYLQAIRLYASCADELKSSELYRNDLIEFVSYYVAAKAENFYKQALKDDSENRVLAAQRNLQQTVDLLMDVDRLLASHPLYRLEGWVELARNSGTTLQEKDAYEANAKRLITSWGGIQEDYAARFWSGLIKDYYIPRIQLYFTKDRNKIREWEEQWITSPWSNSTTPFDDPVKAALNLIEKTNK, from the coding sequence ATGATACATACAATAATCAAGTATTTACTGATTTCAACAACGCTTTTTTTCTGCTCATGCCACAAGCCTAAGACGGATATTATCACCCCCGCCAAACAGGTAATAGAACGTCAGATTGGGGAAAGAGCACAGTCTATCCACTTTGAATATATCGAACCATCCGATGGTAAAGATATATTCGAAGTGATAGCAAGCGACGGTCGGCTTACCTTAAGGGGAAGTAGCTCGGTTGCTATCTGTTACGCTTTTCATACGTACATGAAAGAGGCCTGCAAGAGTATGAAAACATGGAGCGGTGAACACATAACGTCGGTGATGCCGTGGCCCGATTATGAATTGTATGAACAGGTGTCCCCTTATGAGTTGCGTTATTTCCTTAATGTTTGTACATTCGGCTACACTACCCCTTACTGGGACTGGGAGCGTTGGGAAAAGGAAATTGACAGGATGGCTCTTTATGGTGTAAATATGCCGTTGGCTACCGTGGCCAGCGAAGCCATTGCGGAACGGGTATGGCTGCGTATGGGATTGACCAAGGAAGAAATCCGTGAGTTTTTCACTGCCCCTGCACACCTTCCTTGGCATCGCATGGGCAATCTGAACAAGTGGGACGGTCCTTTATCTGATGCCTGGCAACATAACCAAATCGCTTTGCAGCATCAAATCCTGACCCGTATGCGCGAGTTGGGTATGCAGCCCATAGCGCCTGCGTTTGCAGGTTTCGTGCCGGAAGGATTTGTGCAGAAACATCCCGACACACAATTCCGGCACATGCGGTGGGGTGGTTTTGATGAAGAGTACAACGCCTATGTATTGCCACCGGATTCACCTTTCTTTGAAGAAATAGGCAAACTGTTTGTCGAAGAGTGGGAAAAAGAGTTTGGAGAAAATACGTATTATCTCTCGGATAGTTTTAATGAGATGGAACTGCCTATCGATAAGGAGGATAAAGAAGCGAAATATAAGTTATTGGCCGAGTATGGAGAAACGATTTATAAATCGATTACAGCCGGAAACCCGGATGCCGTTTGGGTTACACAGGGATGGACATTCGGATATCAACATTCATTCTGGGATAAAGAATCGCTTAAAGCCTTGTTAAGCAATGTACCTGATGATAAAATGATCATCATTGATTTGGGCAATGATTATCCGAAATGGGTATGGAACACCGAACAGACATGGAAAGTACATGATGGGTTTTACGGAAAGAAATGGATATTCAGCTATGTACCCAACTTTGGTGGGAAAAACACCATGACAGGAGATCTGGACATGTATGCAAGCTCCTCGGTCAAAGCGTTACGTGCCGCAAATAAAGGTAACCTGATTGGGTTCGGTTCTGCCCCTGAAGGACTCGAGAACAATGAGGTTGTTTACGAACTGTTAGCCGATATGGGATGGTCATCAGACAGCATCGACCTGGACGACTGGATGAGGATATACTGCGAGGCCCGTTATGGAGGTTATCCCGATGCCATGGAGGAAGCCTGGAGACTTTTTCGGAAAACAGCATATAGTTCTTTATATTCATACCCCCGTTTTACCTGGCAAACCGTAATACCCGATCAACGGCGGATCAGTAAAATCGACCTTAGTGATGATTACTTGCAAGCTATACGTTTGTATGCTAGTTGCGCTGACGAACTGAAAAGCTCTGAATTATACAGAAACGACCTCATAGAGTTTGTTTCGTATTATGTAGCGGCTAAAGCTGAAAATTTTTATAAGCAGGCCCTGAAAGATGATTCGGAGAATCGTGTTCTCGCAGCGCAACGTAATCTGCAACAAACTGTTGATTTGTTGATGGACGTTGACAGGCTGCTGGCCTCTCATCCTTTATATCGATTAGAAGGATGGGTGGAACTTGCGCGCAATAGTGGAACAACTCTTCAGGAAAAAGATGCTTATGAAGCAAATGCCAAACGCCTGATTACAAGTTGGGGTGGTATTCAGGAGGATTATGCTGCCCGTTTCTGGAGCGGGCTGATTAAAGACTACTATATCCCTCGTATACAGCTCTATTTCACAAAAGACCGGAATAAAATCCGGGAATGGGAGGAGCAATGGATTACATCTCCCTGGAGCAACAGTACGACTCCGTTTGATGATCCGGTCAAGGCTGCGTTGAATTTAATAGAGAAAACAAATAAGTGA